The genome window GCCATTTCTTCCGAGGTGGCCAGGACCAGGACCTTTTCCGCACCCAGTTCCCTTATCCTGGTCTTGACCGGCCCGGCCTGCTCCGGATCGGAGAAAAGGGCCGCCCGGATCGCGCCCACCCGCGTGGGCTGCTTCTTGGCCGAGCTTCCGGCCAGGATGCGGTTGTCGGCGATCAGCAGCCCGTCGTCGATGATGGCCTGGGCCCCGCATTCGTGCGCCACCAGTTGGGCATGGTGGCTCTTGCCGCTGCCGCTCGGCCCGATCAAGGCCACTACGCGCATTTCCTCGCCTCCCGTTCTGGCGAAATTATATGCCAAGGCCGGTTCTTTTACCAGACCCTCCTGGTTCGTGCTATAATGGTGGGGAGGCAATCGCTGGTCTGGGGGAGGGGACGGGGTGTCGTCGGTCGCGCCGGATCTGCTGGCCGGTTTTGCTTCGGTCCTGTGGGGAAAGGGGACGGTGGCGGTTCCCAACCTGCTGCTGGCCAACTACGCGCGGCTGGGCCTGACCGAGCCCGAGGTAATGGTGATCCTTCACCTCCTTCGCCTGGAAGCCCTGGAGGGCGATCACTTTCCCACTCCCGAGAAGTTGAGCCGCTTCATGGCCGTGGATGCCTCCAGGGTGCGCGAACTCATGGCCTCTCTCATGGAAAAGAAGTTTCTTAAGGTGGTCCCCGAGGGAGAATCCCACCGATCCGGTTACCGGTACAGCTGCGAGGAACTGGTGCTGGGCCTGGCCCGGCTCTGGCTCTCGGATCAGGCGGCCAACCCCTCTTCGCCCCAGACGGAGCCGGAGGAAGGCGAGCTGTACCAGGCCTTTGAGCAGGAGTTCGGCCGGCCCCTCTCACCCCTGGAGAGCGGCCAGTTGGTGGAGTGGTGCCGCCGCTATCCCCCGGAGCTGGTCCGGGAGGCGCTGCGCCTGGCCGTACTGCGGGGAGTCTACAACTTCCGCTACATCGACTCCATCCTGCGGGACTGGGAAAAGAAGAACGTGCGCACGCTGCGGGAAGCGCAGGAACTGGAGGCGCAGTTTCGCGAGCGGCGCCGCAAGCGGAGAAGCCAGCAGTCCAAGGGTTCGGAAGAGGAATGGAAGGACGACAAGTATAAGGATCTCTACCTCAGCTAGGGAGCGGGATCGCGCATGGCGGATTGGGAACCGCTCGGTCGCATACTGACCTCACTGCCGGCGCGCCGCGCCGCTGCGGCCCCGGTTCCGGACCGGCCGGAGGAGGACACGTGCCCGCACTGTCACGGTCGGGGAGTGGTCCTCAGGGACGATCGGGCCGTACGCTGCTCCTGCATGCGCCAGAAGAGCCTGGCCAGAAGGCGGGAGAGCGCCGGACTCACCCCCGCCCTGCAGCGGCAGACCTTCGCCCGCTTCGAGCTCGGTTACTATGAGCCCGAGTTCCTGGAAACTGCCAAGCGGAGTCTGGCCGCCGCCAGGGAGTTCGTGCGGGAGTGCCTGGAGGGCGGGGCGAGGCGGGGGCTCCTGTTCACCGGCCCGGTGGGCAGCGGCAAGACTTTCCTGGCCTCGGCCATCGCCAACGCCCTGGTGGAAAGGGGGCACGACGTATTCTTCGTGGTGGTCCCGGAACTCCTGGAGGCCATAAGAAGCGGGATCCGGCCGGATTCCGAAGGCGACAACGAGATGGAGCGGCGGGCCCGCACCGGCGCCGTCCTGGTGCTGGACGACCTCGGGGCCCACAACTACACCGAATGGACCAGAAACACGCTGTACTCCCTGCTCAACTACCGGATAAACCACGAACTGCCCACGGTGATCACCACCAACCTCAGCCTGGAACAGCTCGAGTACTACCTGGGGGAGCGCACCACCTCCAGGATTCTGGAGCACTGCCGGGTTTACCGCCTGCGGGTCGGGCAGGACATCCGGCGGGTCAAGGCGACCCGGGCGGCCGGCGCACCGTTTGAGGGCCCGGATACATAGGATGCATCGGCCCCCTTTGCGGAAGGGGTCAGGCGCATGGGAGCAGCCTAGGTTAGGAGGACAGCCAATGCGCATCCCGGTTTGCGACCGCTGCAAGGCCAGGAACGTCGAAGGGGTCATATGCCGTCACTGCGACACCAGCCTGTGTTACGACTGCCTGGACATGCACCCGGAAGAGATGCGAATATGCCCTGCCTGCGGGGAGTTCCTCTGCGAGGAATGCTACCAGGGCATGGTGGAGTGCGACGTTTCCAGGCAGAAAAGGCCTATCCGGCCGCCGGAGCGGGATCTGCCGCTGGACAACGGCCTTTGAGGGAGCCTCGGACTGCGAGGGTGCATGTATTCTTGCCCGCGACCGGCTCCTGGGGTTTGACAGCGATCACGGCCTGCGTTATACTATGTTTGGTCGCGCGCCCGTAGCTCAGGGGAGAGAGCACTGGCCTCCGGAGCCAGGAGCGCAGGTTCGAGTCCTGCCGGGCGCGCCAGGATACCAGCATAAAGGTAGGCCCTTAGCTCAGTCGGTAGAGCAGCTGACTCTTAATCAGCGGGTCCGGGGTTCGAGTCCCCGAGGGCCTACCAGAAAATCCGGGGTTCAGGGAGCTTTCCTTGAACCTTTTTTGTCGGCTTTTAGACGGGGTATCCCCGATGGCACGGTCTTAAAGGAGGCATTCACCTGAGCGAGGCTTGGTGTGCGGCAACGGGCTTTTCGCGCGATACTCGGGGGATCATATGACAGTAGGGCAGCTGCAGGACGGCAATTCTCCGTGGAAGAAGCAGATAGCTCTATTCCTGGCCACCAGCTAGTTCAGAGGCTACAGGAGCATGTCCTTGAAACCATGAGGCGCATGCCGGAATGCCAGCCTGCACAGTCTTATTGCCAAGGGGCTTGTCGAGGCGGTTATGAGCGGGCATGGCAAGGCCAGGCGTAATAGATACCGCCTTTCTCGCTAGGCACTGTTTGCCCGTTGCCATTGTGTTTTGCCACATCATGGCTCGGGGAAGGCCGCAGGGGAGCACACGCCACCACGATGAGTACCTCTTCACACGATGAGTACCTCTTCAAACAACGGCGCTAGAGAATACCCAATCATCGTTACCGCCGCGGTCATCCGCCGGGGTGATAGGGTGCTGGTGGCCCGGCGGCGGCACGGGCACCTCGCGGGCAAATGGGAATTCCCCGGGGGGAAGCTGGAGCCGGGCGAAGGCCCGGAGCAGTGTCTGGCGCGCGAGATCAGGGAAGAACTCGGCCTGGCGGTGCGGGTGGAGGATATCTTCGCCGCGGTCTACCACCGCTACGAGACCGGGCCCATCCTGCTGCTCGCCTACACCTGCTCTCTGCCCGAGGGATGGCGGCCCGAGGCGGACCCGGCCCCGAGCGGCGCGGTCAGGTGGGTGTCTGCGGAGGAGCTGGGCCGGCTCGACCTGGCTCCGGCGGACGTGCCCATAGCGGAAAAGCTCGGGCGAGAGGCACCACCCGGGCAACACTCCGGTTAAGGAAGCCCCTTTGCAGGCAGGCAGAAACCGCCCAAGAATTGTTCCCGCCCGTCCGCGTCTGGCCGAAGGGTTTGTCAGGGCGGCCGGGCGGAATTATAATCTATGGCAGAGCCAAGGTTTGGATGGTTCGCACCGGGAGGGATATGAGTTGAAGGTCGAGGTGCCTCCGGCATCTGCCCACCGCCTGATAAATCACGGCTGCGTGGTGCTGGTCACCAGTGCTTCCGGCGGGCGCACCAACGTGATGACCGTGGCCTGGCAGACCCCGCTTTCGGCCCGGCCGCCGCTGGTGGGCGTGTCCATTGCCAGCACGCACCTGACCCACGAGCTGATCGAATCCGGCGGGGAGTTCGTGGTCAACGTTCCCGGAGCAGAGCTGCTGCCCAGGGTGCATCTGTGCGGGAGCATCTCCGGCCGCGAGGGGGACAAGTTCCGGAAGGCAGGACTGACTCCGGGCCCGGCCCGAAAGGTAAGGCCTCCGCTGATTGAGGAATGTCTTGCCCACCTGGAGTGCGTGGTGGTGGCCCGCCACCGGGCCGGCGACCACACCTTCTTCGTGGGCGAGGTGGTGGCGGCCGCTGCCCGGGAGGGGCTGTTCTCCACCTACTGGGTGGATCGGCCCGAGGCCTCCACGCTCCATCACCTGGGAGGCAGCCGCTACTACGTCAGCGGCCCGCGGAAAGAGGCGCGACATGGAGATTAACCTGGACTTCGCCTGGGCCAAGGCGCAGGAGGATTTCGCCCGGATCGATCCCCTGGAGGCGGCCGGGAGGGCCGGGGCGGAGCCGATCGACCGGAGCACGCTCCGCCTGCGCTACTTCGGCCGCCCGGTTCTGGTGCGCCACCCGGACGGGGAGAGCAGGCCGGAGACCGGGCCGCCGCTGTCCCGGCGCGAACAGATACTGCTGCTTCACTACCTGGTCTGCGCCGGCGGCGCTCCGCCCGAGCGGCAGTGGATCAGCTTCGGCGAGATCCCGGGCGGAACCATCTACCTTCAGCCCTTCCGGCAGCGCTGCCTCCGGCCCCTGATTCGCCGTTTCGGAACCGACCCGGCGGCCCTGGCCGGTGCCGCCGCGGCCCTGGGTGGGGAGCCGCTGGCCCTGGGGGACGCGGCCTGCGCCCTGCCGGCCCTTCCCCGGGTGAGCCTGGCGGTCATCCTGTGGCAGGGCGACGACGAATTCCCGGCCAACGCCACGGTGCTCTTCGATCGCGGGGTGACCGGCTACCTGCCGCTGGAGGACTGCGCCACCCTGGCGCAGCTGGCGGCCATGTACCTCGTCGGTGCGGCCTCGGGCCGGCCCCAGACGGCACCCCCGGAACTGCGGCTGAAGTAGCCGGACAAGGGGGCGACAACCGTGTGGCAGAGGATAGCGGTTGAAACCCGGTCTCGTGAGGAACTGGTAGACGTTACCGCCCTGGTGGGCGAGGCCGTCCGCCGGGCGGGAGTGGGTGAGGGGGTGTGCTGCCTTTACGTACCCCACACCACCGCCGGAATTACCGTCAACGAGAACGCCGATCCGGACGTGCGGCGCGACCTCCTGGCTGCGCTGGCCCGCCTGGTTCCCAGGAGCGGCCCCTACCACCACCGGGAGGGTAACGCCGACGCCCACGTCAAGGCCTCGCTGGTGGGCCACAGCGCCCTGATCCCGGTGCAGGACGGCCGCCTGGCCCTGGGCACCTGGCAGGGTGTGTTCTTCTGCGAGTTCGACGGCCCCAGGCGGCGGACGCTCATGGTGGGGGTACGTTGAAGCGGGCGGTCAGCGTAAGCCTCGGCACCTCCCGGCGGGACTTCACCTCCCGGGTGCGGATCGCGGGCCGGGAGGTGGAAGTCCGGCGCATCGGCTGCGACGGCAGCGTGGAACGCCTGGCTGCGCTGTTGCGGGAGCTGGACGGGCGGGTGGAGGCCATCGGCCTGGGAGGATTGAACTTCGCCTACCGGGTGGCCGGCCGCAGCTACCCCGTGCCCCAGGCCGCCCGCCTGCGCCGGCTGGTGCGCGGCACTCCCCTGGTGGACGGTTCGTTCCTCAAGGATACCCTGGAGCGCTGGGTGGTGGGCCATCTCGAGGAAGAGCACGGCCTCCGGTGGAGGGAGAGTTCGGTACTGGTCGCCTCGGTGCTGGACCGGTTCGGCCTGGCCGAGGAAATGCACCGGCGGGGGGCGAGGGTCCTGGCGGGAGACGTTTTCTTTGCCCTCCACCTCCCGGGACCGTTTCTCGATTTGGGCGCGTTCGGCCTCGTCGCCCGCGCGCTCCTGCCCGCGCTGCGCCTCGTTCCCCTCACGTGGCTTTACCCCTTGGGCGCGGAGCAGGACCGGCCGGGCCGGGCAGGGTTGAGGCTCAAAGGGGTTCAGGTGCTGGCGGGAGACTGCCACCTCCTGCTGCACCGCCTGCCGGAGGATCTTCGGGGTCGGATGGTACTGGTAAACAGCCTGTGGCCGGAGGAAGAGCGCCTGTTGCGGGCCAGGGGTGCGGCCGGAGTCGCGACCACCATGCCCCCGGTTGAGGGCCGCTCCTGGTCGGCCAACGCCTGGGAGGCCGCGCTGCACGCCGCACTGGGCGACGCCCTGTACCGGTATTCCGGCGAGGGACTGGCCCGGCTGCTCATGGATGCCGGTCTGCGGCCCAAGGTGGAGGTGTTTCGTGAACGCCAAGGTTTCCCATCTCGGTGAGATCGCCCTGGTAGCCAGGCTTCTGGAGCGCATCGGCTCGACCGGAACGCCGGTGGGTCCGGGAGACGACGCCGCCGCCCTGGAGATCACGCCCGGCCGCTGGCTGCTGGCCACCACCGATATCCTGGTGGAGGGGGTGCACTTCCGGTCGGACTGGGCCGAGGCCTGGCAGGTGGGCTACAAGTCGCTGGCGGTGAACGTGAGCGACATAGCCGCCATGGGCGGCTCGCCCACCTACGCCCTGATCTCGCTGGCCCTTCCGGGAGAACTCAGCGCCGCCTGGGTGGAAGGTTTCTATCAGGGTCTGGAGCGCTGCGCCCTACGCTGGGGGATAAAAATCGTGGGCGGGGACACCGTGGCCGCGCCCCAGGTGGTGGTAACCGTCACCCTCCTGGGAGAGGTCGAGGCGGGCAGGGCCCTTACCCGGGCTGCCGGGAGGCCGGGAGACATCCTTGCCGTCACCGGCGACCTGGGCGCGGCGGCGGCCGGCCTGCACGAGCTGGAGAACCCCGGCCCCGTGAGCAGCGCGGCCCGGTCATCGGTATTGAGGCGCCACCTGCTGCCGGCTCCCCGGGTGCGGGAAGGGGCGATCCTGGCCGGGACCCCGGGCATCGGGGCGGTAATAGATCTCAGCGACGGCCTGGCGCGCGGCGCCTGGGAGGTGGCCACCGCCTGCGGCCTGGGGGCGGAAGTGTACGCCGAGCGCCTGCCGGTTTCGGCCTTTACCCGGGAGGTGGCACGGGGCCACGGCCGGGACCCCCTGGAGTGGGCCCTGTACGGCGGGGAAGACTACGAGCTGCTCTTCAGCGTTCGGCCCTCGGAGTTTGCCGCCCTGCGGGACCGGATTCGGAACGCCTGCGGCACCCCGGTCACCGCCGTAGGTTGCCTGCTGCCCCGGGAGGCGGGTATCGTGCTCTGCCGCGGACAGAGCCGCCTGACCCTGGGCAAGGGGTACGAGCATTTTCGGTCTACTTATGGCTAAGTTATGGTAGTAGGTGATATAATTTTACCAGTAACTTTGCCACGGCCAACCGCGGAGGTGGAGGCGGGTGTCCATACCCGAACATTTAGCCCGGCGCGCCGAGCGCGCCCTTCCAAGCGAAAAAGAGCGGGCTTCCTCTGAGGCCCAGAGGCGGCAGCAACCGCACAAGCTTTCGGCGCGGGAAAGACTGGCGCTGCTCCTGGACCCGGGGAGCTTCATCGAGATCGATCAGAACGTCAGCCACCGCTGCACCAACTTCGGGCTCGACCGGGTGGAGATCCCGGGCGACGGAGTGATAACGGGTTACGGCCGGATTGCCGGACGCACGGTTTTCGTGTTTTCCCAGGACTTCACCGCCCTGGGGGGCACGCTCGGGGAAATGCACGCGCAGAAGATCTGCAAGGTGATGGACCTGGCGGCCAGGTCGCGGGCACCGCTGATCGGCATCAACGACTCCGGAGGCGCGCGCATCCAGGAGGGGGTGGATGCCCTTAACGGCTACGGCGAGATTTTCCGCCGCAATACCCACCTTTCTGGGGTGGTGCCGCAGATCTCGGTCATCCTGGGACCCTGCGCCGGCGGCGCGGTTTACTCTCCCGCCCTTACCGATCTGGTGTTCATGGTGGAGGGCATCTCGCGCATGTTCATCACCGGCCCCCAGGTGGTGAGGGCGGTAACCGGTGAGGAGGTATCTCCGGAGCAGTTGGGCGGCGGCCGGGTTCACGCCGCCCGCAGCGGCGTGGCCCACTTCGTCTGCGCCGGCGAAGAGGAATGCCTCGACCTGGTGCGCCGGGTGCTGGGCTACCTGCCCTCCCACTGCGGAGAGCATCCCCCGCGGGTTGCCCCCGTGCATCCTGCCGCCGACGGCCAGGACCTGGAGGTCCTGGTGCCGGCCGATCCCAAGCAGTCCTACGACGTTCGGGCGGTCATCGCCCGGCTGGTGGACGGCGGCTATTTCCTGGAGGTGCAGGCCGAGTACGCCACCAACATAGTCTGCGCCCTGGCGCGGCTCAACGGTTACGCCATTGGGGTCATCGCCAACCAGCCTCGGTTTCTGGCCGGCTGCCTGGACATTAATGCCTCGGACAAGGCGGCCCGCTTCGTCCGCTTTTGCGACGCCTTCAACCTTCCCCTGCTCACCCTGGTGGATACCACCGGTTACCTTCCCGGTAGGCAGCAGGAGCACGGCGGCATCATCCGGCACGGCGCCAAGCTGCTTTACGCCTATGCCGAGGCCACGGTGCCCAAGCTCACCGTAATCCTGCGCAAGGCCTACGGAGGGGCCTACCTGGCCATGTGCTCCCGGGCCCTGGGAGCGGACCAGGTCTTCGCCTGGCCCGGGGCGGAGATCGCGGTTATGGGGCCGGAGGGAGCGGCGGACATCATCTTCCGGCGGGAGATCAGTTCTGCCCCCGATCCGGAAAGGGCGAAGCGGGAAAAGGCGGAAGAGTACCGGCGTATTTTCGCCAACCCCTATACCGCCGCCTCTCGGGGTTACGTGGACGCGGTCATCTCTCCCCGGGAGACGCGCTCCTACCTGATCGAAGCCCTGGAAGCCCTCCGGAACAAACGTGAGAGCAGGCCGGAGAAAAAACACGGTAACATTCCGCTGTGATGCTCCATAGTATAGAAATGAGCCCGAGACCCGAGTTTGCGAGGTGACGCTCGTGCGGGTGTACTTTATCCCTCTGCCCGGCCTGCTGAGAAGGATCCTGAAACGGATGCTTCGCCAGGCCTAGGGTGAGCCGTCGGCGCCGGCAAACGATTTGGGTCTACCACCTCCTCTTGCCCACTAAACTTTAAGAGGAGGGGGAACCATGCGCGCACGGCGCCGACCGCTGCTGTTCGTTGCCGCCGGGGCCCTGGCCCTGGCCTGTATGTTCTGGGTTTACCGGCCCGGACCCGGTACGCCGGTCCAGGGCGAGGCGGTAAGCCCGGGGAGCGCTGCTCCCTTCAACAGCGTTTACCGGTTCTACGGCGCCCTTGCCGCCAACGACTGGGAAACCGCCCGGTCTTTCTGCACGCCTGCCCTGTGGAATTACCTGCTGGAAAGCGGACGGATCAGAGAATGGCAGGAACGCCGGCGGATAGACCCGACGGTTTCCTTCTCGCTTTTCCTGGTCCAAGCCTTCGCCATAGACCAGCACCGTGACCGGGCCTGGGCATTAGGCGAGGCACAATGGACCGGGGGACGCGGTCGGCCGGCCAACACGGTGCAGACGGTCTTCCTGGAGTTCTCCGCCGGAAGGTGGCGCCTGGCCCGCATCGACAGCCGCTCCGCGGTAGAGGTGGTCTGGGAATTCTACCGGGCGGTAAACGGCGGAGACTGGTTGGCCGTGCGCCGCCTGACCGAGCCCGACTACTGGAGCCGGCTGGTCTCGCGGGGCGTTCTCTCGGCGCTCCAGGAAGAATGGGCCCGGTCCCTGGGCGGAGTATACCTGGTGGTACACATACGGGACTTCGTACAGGGTCAAGAGCGGGCCTGGGTGGAGGCGGACGTGCTCTGGCGGCCTCTGACCTGGGAGGAAAGGGAGACGCCGGTAGTGGTGGAACTGGTCCGGACCGAGGACGGCTGGTTGGTGGCCGAGATCTACGGCCACTGGGAGGCGGCCAAGTAGCCTAGTGCCAGGAAACCCCTATCATGCCGCCCACCACGCCCGCGGCCAGTGCGGCAACCAGGAAGCGCACCAGCGCGGCCGGGCAGAACTCGGCCGGCGCTATCCAGGTGAGGATCGCCATCACCGCCAGCACCGAGGCGGCCACCAGCAGACCGTGGACGAGCCCCCGGCATTGGGCCGTCCTGGCCGCGCAGAAGGCCCCCAGGAACACGCCCACGGTAAGGATGGCCAGGGCGTAGCTTTCCAGGTACAATTCCGGCAGGGGAGTGAGGTAGAGGAGGATGCCCAGCAGCAGTCCGAGCACCAGAATGACCACCAGGGCCACCGCCAAGCCCATGAGCACCGGCCACCGGCCGGTTTTTCCGCCGGTCGCTTCGCGCATGCTCTCTTCCCCCTTCAGCGGTTTCGGTTTACTCTATGCCGGGCCCCGCCGGGCTAGACCTGGAGGGAACGGCGAGGGCCGCGTCGAAGACTATGCTGGCTAGAGTTACAATTGGAGGGTGTTGTAACCAGTGGAAGGCTACCTGGGTATCGACGTAGGCTCGGTAAGCACCAACCTGGTCTTCCTGAACCCGGAAGGGGAGGTTAAGGCCAGCCTCTACATCCGCACCCGCGGGCAGCCCATCCAGGCGGTGAAGGAAGGGCTGAAACTCATCGCCGAGCAGCTGCCGGCAGGGGTAAAGGTCCTGGGAGTGGGAGCTACGGGCAGCGCGCGCACGCTCACCGGCGCCATAGTGGGGGCGGACGTGGTCAAGAACGAGATCACCGCCCACGCCGTGGCCGCCTCGCGGATGGTGCCCGGCTGCCAGACCATTTTCGAGATCGGCGGCCAGGACTCCAAAATCATCATCCTGCGCAACGGAGTGGTGGTGGACTTCGCCATGAACACCGTCTGCGCCGCCGGAACCGGCTCCTTCCTGGACCAGCAGGCCGCCCGCCTGAACATACCCATCGAGGAATTCGGGGCCCTGGCCCTCAAGTCCAAGTCGCCGGTGCGCATTGCCGGCCGCTGCACGGTGTTTGCCGAGTCGGACATGATCCACAAGCAGCAGATGGGGCACAATCTGGAGGACATTATTGCCGGCCTGTGCGAGGCCCTGGTGCGGAACTACCTTAACAACGTGGGCAAAGGCAAGGAAATCCGGCCCCCGGTGGTCTTCCAGGGCGGGGTGGCGGCCAATCTGGGCCTCAGGGCGGCCTTTGCCAAGGCCCTCGGCATGGAGATAATCGTGCCGCCTTATTTCGGCGTCATGGGCGCCATCGGCGCCGCGCTGCTGGCGCAGGAGGCCATGAAGGACCGCAAGGCCACCAGCTTCCGCGGTTTCGAGGCGGCCGAGATGGATTTCCGGGCCAGCAGCTTCGAGTGCCAGGGCTGCTCCAACTGCTGCGAGGTTATCAACATCTGCCTGGGAGAAGAAGTGGTGGCCCGATGGGGCGACCGCTGCGGCAAGTGGGAGGTCATGGCCGGCTGAAGGCGGGGAAAATTGACGCCGGAGCACGGGGTAGCCTATAATGGGAGCAAAGAGGCGGGAGTTCCCCGGGAGGTAGCGCTGTGCCTCAGCTGGCGTTAGAAGTAATCTGCCGGAGGCTGCACGAACACGACTACAAGGTTACTCCCCAGCGCCAGGTTATACTCGAAGTCCTGACGGAGCACCCGGAGCGGCATCTGAGCGCCGAGGAAATCTACAACATGGTGAAGGAAAAGTACCCGGAAATCGGGCTGGCTACGGTATACCGCACGCTGGAGCTGCTGGCAGATCTGGACATCCTCCAGCGCATGAATTTCAACGACGGCCGGCGTCGCTACGAGCTGAACGACGAGGCCGTTCACCATCACCACCATCTAATCTGCCTCAGGTGCGGCCGGGTCATGGAGTTCGAGGACGACCTTCTGGAGACCCTGGAGGAACTCATAGCCCGCAATATGGATTTCCAGGTGCTGGATCACCATCTCAAGTTCTACGGGTTCTGCGGGGACTGCCGCCGAAAGGCTGAGGGCGGCGAGGATTAGCCGGGGCCGGAGGAAGACACCAGGCCGGCCCTCACCGAGGAGAAACCGCCAAGGCTACGGTCGAGGAGCGATGCCCGTGCCGGACCTAGAGAAGATCGAGCGGGGAGTACGCCTGATACTGGAAGGGCTGGGGGAGGACCTCGGGCGCGAGGGGCTGAAAAATACCCCTGGCCGCGTGGCCAGGATGTACGCGGAGATTTTCCACGGACTGGAGGACGATCCGCTCTCGGTGCTCGGAACCCTTTTCACCGAAGAAGAGCACGAAGAAATGATCCTGGTCAAGGACATTCCCCTTTACTCCATGTGCGAGCACCATCTCTTGCCCTTCTACGGTCTGGCCCACGTGGCCTATATTCCCCGCAAGGGCCGCATTACCGGTCTCAGCAAGATCGCCCGCGTGGTGGAGATACTGGCCAAGCGGCCACAGATGCAGGAGCGGCTCACCTCGCAGATAGCGGATACCTTGGTGGCGGGCCTGGAGCCGCGCGGAGTTCTGGTGGTGGTTGAGGCCGAGCACATGTGCATGACCATGCGGGGAATCAAAAAGCCCGGAGCCAAGACCGTGACCTCGGCGGTGCGCGGGCTTTTCCGGAGCAACGAGGCCACCCGTGCGGAGGCCCTTGCCCTAATCAAGGGCGGGTAGAGGAGAGGCGCATGCTTATTCTGCTCAGTAACGACGACGGCGTCCTGGCCGAGGGCCTGCACGTGCTCAGGAGGCGCCTCGCCGCGATGGCCCAGGTTTACGTAGTGGCGCCGGACCACGAGCGCAGCGCCTGCGGCCACAGTATCACCCTGCACCGCCCGCTGCGGGCCAGCCGGGTGTCCCTCGACGGGGTCCGGGAAACCGTCTGGGCGGTAAACGGCACGCCGGCGGACTGCGTCAAGCTGGCCCTGGAGGTGCTGCTGCCGCAGCCGCCGGATTTGGTGATTTCGGGCATAAACCTGGGTCCCAACCTGGGTACGGACGTCCTCTACTCGGGCACGGTGTCCGCCGCCCTGGAAGGCGCAATCGAGGGAGTCCCGTCACTGGCGGTGTCTCTGGACGGGGAAGACCCGGGTCTTCTGCCTTTTGCCGCGGAGTTTACCGCCTCGCTGTGCCGGTCGCTGATGGCCTGCGGCGTGGGGCCTCACACCCTCCTGAACGTCAACCTTCCCGGCCTACCTCCGGAGCGCATAGCCGGGGTGGAGATCACCACCCTGGGGTGGCGCCGTTACGTAAACGCCGTTCACCGGCGCGAGGACCCGCGGGGCCGCCCTTACTACTGGATCGCCGGTGATATCCGGGACGACACCGAACTGGCGGGAACGGACGTAGCTGCCCTGGCGCAGGGAAAGATCAGCATCACCCCCATCCACTTTGACCTCACCGACTACCGGCTGGCGGAAGAGCTGAAAGCCCGGGGGCTGGGCGCAGAACTGGAGGGGGCCCTACCGGATCGGACGGCCCAGCATCCCGAAGAGGCGGGCCAAATCCTGCCTGGACAGGGCACCCAGGGCCAGGGCCAGCAAGACGTAGACCGCAGCACCCAGCAGTAGGGCGGCCGCCACGGCTGCCGGGGCCGTCAGGGAAGGCGCCAGCCTCCGCCAGGCCCAGGCCGAGGCGGCAATCATCGCCGATGCCGCGGCCAGGGCCGCCACCCAGTCGGCGGGCGTGAGGCCGCTGCCGGAAAGGCGGGTTATGCTGCGGAGATTCAACGCGCAACCGACCAGGGCCGAGGCTACGACGGCTGCAGCGGCCCCGGCAATACCCCAGCCGGGCAGGACCGTCAACCAGTATATTCCCACCAGCAGTACCACTGCGCCCAAAACCGAATGACGGGTGGCCAGATCGGGTCTGCCCAATCCCTGCAGGATGCCGGTGCTGCTCTGCTGGAGGTAGACGAACACGGCACCCAGGGCCAGGAGGCGCAGGCTGTCCCCGGCGCGGGCCTCACCGAAAAGAAAATGCGCCAGGTGGTGGGGAAACAGGAGATAGGCCAC of Clostridia bacterium contains these proteins:
- a CDS encoding quinate 5-dehydrogenase encodes the protein MKRAVSVSLGTSRRDFTSRVRIAGREVEVRRIGCDGSVERLAALLRELDGRVEAIGLGGLNFAYRVAGRSYPVPQAARLRRLVRGTPLVDGSFLKDTLERWVVGHLEEEHGLRWRESSVLVASVLDRFGLAEEMHRRGARVLAGDVFFALHLPGPFLDLGAFGLVARALLPALRLVPLTWLYPLGAEQDRPGRAGLRLKGVQVLAGDCHLLLHRLPEDLRGRMVLVNSLWPEEERLLRARGAAGVATTMPPVEGRSWSANAWEAALHAALGDALYRYSGEGLARLLMDAGLRPKVEVFRERQGFPSR
- a CDS encoding DnaD domain protein; this translates as MSSVAPDLLAGFASVLWGKGTVAVPNLLLANYARLGLTEPEVMVILHLLRLEALEGDHFPTPEKLSRFMAVDASRVRELMASLMEKKFLKVVPEGESHRSGYRYSCEELVLGLARLWLSDQAANPSSPQTEPEEGELYQAFEQEFGRPLSPLESGQLVEWCRRYPPELVREALRLAVLRGVYNFRYIDSILRDWEKKNVRTLREAQELEAQFRERRRKRRSQQSKGSEEEWKDDKYKDLYLS
- a CDS encoding flavin reductase family protein, whose protein sequence is MKVEVPPASAHRLINHGCVVLVTSASGGRTNVMTVAWQTPLSARPPLVGVSIASTHLTHELIESGGEFVVNVPGAELLPRVHLCGSISGREGDKFRKAGLTPGPARKVRPPLIEECLAHLECVVVARHRAGDHTFFVGEVVAAAAREGLFSTYWVDRPEASTLHHLGGSRYYVSGPRKEARHGD
- a CDS encoding DUF3786 domain-containing protein → MEINLDFAWAKAQEDFARIDPLEAAGRAGAEPIDRSTLRLRYFGRPVLVRHPDGESRPETGPPLSRREQILLLHYLVCAGGAPPERQWISFGEIPGGTIYLQPFRQRCLRPLIRRFGTDPAALAGAAAALGGEPLALGDAACALPALPRVSLAVILWQGDDEFPANATVLFDRGVTGYLPLEDCATLAQLAAMYLVGAASGRPQTAPPELRLK
- the thiL gene encoding thiamine-phosphate kinase, which gives rise to MNAKVSHLGEIALVARLLERIGSTGTPVGPGDDAAALEITPGRWLLATTDILVEGVHFRSDWAEAWQVGYKSLAVNVSDIAAMGGSPTYALISLALPGELSAAWVEGFYQGLERCALRWGIKIVGGDTVAAPQVVVTVTLLGEVEAGRALTRAAGRPGDILAVTGDLGAAAAGLHELENPGPVSSAARSSVLRRHLLPAPRVREGAILAGTPGIGAVIDLSDGLARGAWEVATACGLGAEVYAERLPVSAFTREVARGHGRDPLEWALYGGEDYELLFSVRPSEFAALRDRIRNACGTPVTAVGCLLPREAGIVLCRGQSRLTLGKGYEHFRSTYG
- a CDS encoding (deoxy)nucleoside triphosphate pyrophosphohydrolase produces the protein MSTSSNNGAREYPIIVTAAVIRRGDRVLVARRRHGHLAGKWEFPGGKLEPGEGPEQCLAREIREELGLAVRVEDIFAAVYHRYETGPILLLAYTCSLPEGWRPEADPAPSGAVRWVSAEELGRLDLAPADVPIAEKLGREAPPGQHSG
- a CDS encoding ATP-binding protein is translated as MADWEPLGRILTSLPARRAAAAPVPDRPEEDTCPHCHGRGVVLRDDRAVRCSCMRQKSLARRRESAGLTPALQRQTFARFELGYYEPEFLETAKRSLAAAREFVRECLEGGARRGLLFTGPVGSGKTFLASAIANALVERGHDVFFVVVPELLEAIRSGIRPDSEGDNEMERRARTGAVLVLDDLGAHNYTEWTRNTLYSLLNYRINHELPTVITTNLSLEQLEYYLGERTTSRILEHCRVYRLRVGQDIRRVKATRAAGAPFEGPDT
- a CDS encoding secondary thiamine-phosphate synthase enzyme YjbQ — encoded protein: MWQRIAVETRSREELVDVTALVGEAVRRAGVGEGVCCLYVPHTTAGITVNENADPDVRRDLLAALARLVPRSGPYHHREGNADAHVKASLVGHSALIPVQDGRLALGTWQGVFFCEFDGPRRRTLMVGVR